The following are from one region of the Rhizobacter sp. AJA081-3 genome:
- a CDS encoding ABC transporter substrate-binding protein — MQRRTLLAATSTLLGLPALVRAQALEKPKLTIAVGGKNLLYYLPLTIAESQGFFKAEGLDLTIADFAGGSQALRAVVGGSADVVSGAFEHTLNMQSKGQALRAFVLQGRAPQIVLGVNPKTMPNFKTVADLKGKKIGVTAPGSSTNVMANFVLAKAGLKPSDVSIVGVGAGSGAVAAMRAGQIDAMSNLDPVITLLQRSGDLKVISDTRIVAEAEKVFGGPMPAACLYAPQSFIDKNPATAQALANAIVRADKWIQAAGAADIIKAVPENYLLGDRAVYIDAFMAAKGALSADGLFPEAGAATAARALQSIDATLKDVKFDLAAVYTNEFARKALAKYPKG, encoded by the coding sequence ATGCAACGCCGCACCCTGCTCGCCGCAACTTCCACGCTGCTGGGACTGCCCGCCCTCGTGCGCGCGCAGGCGCTGGAGAAGCCCAAGCTCACCATCGCCGTGGGCGGCAAGAACCTGCTGTATTACCTGCCCCTGACCATCGCCGAGTCGCAGGGCTTCTTCAAGGCCGAGGGGCTGGACCTGACCATCGCCGACTTCGCCGGCGGCTCCCAGGCGCTGCGTGCGGTGGTCGGCGGCAGCGCCGACGTCGTCTCAGGCGCGTTCGAGCACACACTGAACATGCAGTCCAAGGGGCAGGCACTGCGTGCCTTCGTGCTGCAAGGCCGCGCGCCGCAGATCGTGCTGGGCGTGAACCCGAAGACGATGCCGAACTTCAAGACCGTCGCCGACCTGAAGGGCAAGAAGATCGGCGTCACGGCGCCGGGCTCGTCGACCAACGTGATGGCCAACTTCGTGCTCGCCAAGGCCGGCCTGAAGCCCAGCGATGTGTCCATCGTCGGCGTGGGCGCGGGCAGCGGCGCGGTGGCGGCGATGCGCGCCGGCCAGATCGACGCGATGAGCAATCTCGACCCGGTGATCACGCTGCTGCAGCGTTCGGGCGATCTCAAGGTGATCTCCGACACGCGAATCGTCGCCGAGGCCGAGAAGGTGTTCGGCGGCCCGATGCCCGCGGCCTGCCTCTACGCACCGCAGAGCTTCATCGACAAGAACCCGGCCACCGCGCAGGCGCTGGCCAATGCGATCGTGCGTGCCGACAAGTGGATCCAGGCCGCCGGCGCGGCCGACATCATCAAGGCTGTGCCGGAGAACTACCTGCTCGGCGACCGCGCCGTCTACATCGACGCCTTCATGGCCGCCAAGGGCGCACTGTCGGCCGACGGGCTGTTCCCCGAGGCAGGCGCGGCCACCGCCGCACGTGCCCTGCAGAGCATCGATGCGACGCTCAAGGACGTGAAGTTCGACCTTGCCGCCGTCTACACCAACGAGTTCGCTCGCAAGGCACTGGCGAAGTACCCGAAGGGCTGA
- a CDS encoding ABC transporter ATP-binding protein, whose product MKAPPPSPTSDALALDAVSCTFVDRNDPAQRYTAVRDVTLTVGAGEFVSVVGPTGCGKSTLLNVAAGLLAPSSGTVQVFGQSLAGINTRAGYMFQAESLMPWRTALGNVMAGLEFRGAPDAQSQAQEWLRRVGLGGFGDRYPHQLSGGMRKRTSLAQTLALDPDIILMDEPFSALDIQTRQLMENEVLALWAAKRKAVLFITHDLDEAIAMSDRVVVLSAGPASRPIGEFIVDLERPRDVAEVRTTPRFIELHQAIWAVLRDEVLKGYQQQLAA is encoded by the coding sequence GTGAAAGCCCCGCCCCCATCCCCGACATCCGACGCGCTCGCGCTCGACGCCGTGAGTTGCACCTTCGTCGACCGCAACGATCCGGCGCAGCGCTACACCGCCGTGCGCGACGTGACGCTGACGGTCGGCGCAGGCGAATTCGTCAGCGTGGTCGGCCCCACCGGTTGCGGCAAGAGCACGCTGCTCAACGTGGCCGCCGGGCTGCTGGCACCGAGCAGCGGCACGGTGCAGGTGTTCGGCCAGTCGCTGGCCGGCATCAACACGCGCGCCGGCTACATGTTCCAGGCCGAGAGCCTGATGCCATGGCGCACCGCGCTGGGCAATGTGATGGCGGGACTGGAGTTCCGCGGCGCGCCTGACGCGCAGTCGCAGGCGCAGGAGTGGCTGCGCCGCGTCGGCCTGGGCGGCTTCGGCGACCGCTACCCGCACCAGCTCTCCGGCGGCATGCGCAAGCGCACCTCGCTGGCACAGACGCTCGCGCTCGACCCCGACATCATCCTGATGGACGAGCCCTTCTCAGCGCTCGACATCCAGACGCGCCAGCTGATGGAGAACGAGGTGCTGGCACTGTGGGCGGCGAAAAGGAAGGCGGTGTTGTTCATCACCCACGACCTCGACGAGGCGATCGCGATGAGCGACCGTGTCGTCGTGCTGTCGGCCGGGCCGGCCTCGCGGCCGATCGGCGAGTTCATCGTCGACCTCGAGCGTCCGCGCGACGTGGCGGAGGTGCGCACCACGCCTCGCTTCATCGAGCTGCACCAGGCCATCTGGGCGGTGCTGCGGGACGAGGTGCTCAAGGGCTACCAGCAGCAACTCGCCGCCTGA
- a CDS encoding EF-hand domain-containing protein, with the protein MKIRLLTPIALLAASASAFAADAPKKPPAAPKESAAKPAETGRDWSRIDTNKDGLISPEEMEKFLADNPGPLKK; encoded by the coding sequence ATGAAGATCCGTCTGCTGACCCCGATCGCCCTGCTGGCCGCATCGGCCAGCGCCTTCGCGGCCGATGCGCCGAAGAAGCCCCCCGCCGCGCCGAAGGAATCCGCCGCCAAGCCGGCCGAGACCGGCCGCGATTGGAGCCGCATCGACACCAACAAGGACGGCCTCATCTCGCCCGAGGAGATGGAGAAGTTCCTTGCCGACAACCCGGGGCCGCTCAAGAAGTAG
- a CDS encoding PhoX family phosphatase, translating to MAKDFDSMEDSNRSTNPGIHEVSDPARRTWVQGGLGTLVGAVLAPWLGACATVPGRGPLLGFKGIGASTADAVVVPEGYVAEVLAPWGEPVGVAGAMPAWREDASNTAAEQALQMGMHHDGIHFYALDATGSRGLLAMNHEYVDDGLLHADGLKTWSAEKVRKSQAAHGVAVIEVELKQGRWQMVRPSTFARRFTAFTPFAVQGPAAGHALMKTAADPEGRTVLGTLNNCASGMTPWGTYLSGEENWAFYFDGGDAPDADQKRWGLRKSSFYRWGEHDERFDSRRHPNEFHRFGWVVEIDPMDPSSTPVKRTALGRAAHEGAWVAVTKDGRAVVYSGEDARFEYIYKFVSRDRIAPGGAKANRELLDHGTLYVARFDADGSGRWLPLVHGQGPLTAANGFADQGEVLIKSRQASDRLGATKMDRPEWLAIDAERREVYCTLTNNSARGAKDMPGVDGANPRANNVMGQIIRWVEQGDFDGVSMRWNHLVLAGDPANARPQAQGNIKGDIFACPDGLMLDARGVLWIQTDAHSSQMNKGELEHIGNNQMLACDRSTGEIRRFLTGPVNCEITGAAMAPDGCSMFINVQHPGESPSDRSDPADLNKYSRWPFGGRPRSATVVIRRRDGGPIGA from the coding sequence GTGGCGAAAGACTTCGATTCGATGGAAGACAGCAACCGTTCGACCAATCCGGGCATCCACGAGGTGTCGGACCCGGCGCGGCGCACCTGGGTGCAGGGCGGATTGGGCACCTTGGTGGGCGCTGTGCTGGCCCCCTGGCTGGGCGCGTGTGCCACGGTGCCGGGCCGCGGGCCGCTGCTGGGCTTCAAGGGCATCGGCGCCTCGACGGCCGATGCGGTGGTGGTGCCCGAGGGCTACGTGGCCGAGGTGCTGGCGCCCTGGGGCGAACCGGTCGGCGTGGCCGGGGCCATGCCGGCCTGGCGCGAGGATGCGAGCAACACCGCCGCCGAGCAGGCGCTGCAGATGGGCATGCACCACGACGGCATCCACTTCTACGCACTGGACGCCACCGGCTCGCGCGGCCTGCTGGCGATGAACCACGAGTACGTCGACGATGGCCTGCTGCACGCCGACGGCCTGAAGACTTGGAGCGCCGAGAAGGTGCGCAAGTCGCAGGCCGCGCACGGCGTCGCGGTGATCGAGGTCGAGCTGAAGCAAGGCCGCTGGCAGATGGTGCGGCCGTCGACTTTCGCTCGGCGATTCACTGCCTTCACGCCGTTTGCCGTGCAGGGGCCCGCCGCGGGCCACGCGCTGATGAAGACGGCCGCCGACCCCGAAGGCCGAACCGTGCTGGGCACGCTGAACAACTGCGCGAGCGGCATGACACCTTGGGGCACCTACCTGTCCGGGGAGGAGAACTGGGCCTTCTACTTCGACGGCGGCGATGCGCCTGATGCCGACCAGAAGCGCTGGGGCCTGCGCAAGAGCAGCTTCTACCGATGGGGCGAGCACGACGAGCGCTTCGATTCGCGCCGCCACCCCAACGAGTTCCACCGCTTCGGCTGGGTGGTCGAGATCGATCCGATGGACCCGTCGAGCACGCCCGTCAAGCGCACTGCGCTCGGCCGCGCCGCACACGAGGGCGCCTGGGTCGCGGTGACGAAGGACGGCCGCGCGGTGGTCTATTCGGGCGAGGATGCGCGCTTCGAGTACATCTACAAGTTCGTCAGCCGCGACCGCATCGCGCCCGGCGGCGCGAAGGCCAACCGCGAACTGCTCGACCATGGCACGCTCTACGTCGCGCGCTTCGATGCCGATGGCAGCGGCCGCTGGCTGCCTCTGGTGCACGGCCAGGGGCCGCTTACCGCAGCGAACGGCTTCGCTGACCAGGGCGAGGTGCTCATCAAGAGCCGCCAGGCGAGCGACCGGCTCGGCGCCACGAAGATGGACCGGCCCGAGTGGCTGGCGATCGACGCGGAGCGCCGCGAGGTCTACTGCACGCTGACCAACAACAGCGCGCGGGGCGCAAAGGACATGCCCGGCGTCGATGGCGCCAACCCGCGCGCCAACAACGTGATGGGCCAGATCATCCGCTGGGTCGAGCAGGGCGACTTCGATGGCGTGTCCATGCGCTGGAACCATCTGGTGCTCGCCGGCGATCCGGCCAACGCGCGGCCGCAGGCGCAGGGCAACATCAAGGGCGACATCTTCGCCTGCCCCGACGGCCTGATGCTGGATGCGCGCGGGGTGCTGTGGATCCAGACCGACGCCCACTCCTCGCAGATGAACAAGGGCGAACTCGAGCACATCGGCAACAACCAGATGCTGGCCTGCGACCGCAGCACCGGCGAGATCCGGCGCTTCCTCACCGGCCCGGTGAACTGCGAGATCACCGGCGCGGCCATGGCGCCGGACGGATGTTCGATGTTCATCAACGTCCAGCATCCGGGCGAGTCGCCGAGCGACCGCAGCGATCCGGCCGATCTGAACAAGTACTCTCGCTGGCCGTTCGGCGGCCGGCCGCGCTCGGCCACGGTGGTGATCCGGCGACGCGACGGCGGCCCGATCGGCGCCTGA
- a CDS encoding ABC transporter permease, with product MWKLIKPRPGNLRLWQLAVLVAVFGLWHVLTKPGLIPPVVFENDRQAAFFFGEPLVIFARIWAWFVGNADIYQHLWVTLVETVLAFGIGTALGLACGLWLALSPMAAAILDPYIKALNSMPRVILAPIFAVWFGLGIASKVALGVTLVFFIVFFNVYQGVKEVSPVVLANVRMLGASPRQLLRHVYLPSATSWVFSSLHTSVGLAFVGAVVGEYLGSSRGVGYLILQAEGAFDINTVMAGILVLTAFALVLDGAVGRLERRLMKWQPRSGETEKL from the coding sequence ATGTGGAAGCTGATCAAGCCGCGCCCCGGCAACCTCCGTCTGTGGCAGCTCGCCGTGCTGGTGGCGGTGTTCGGCCTGTGGCACGTGCTGACGAAGCCGGGCCTGATCCCGCCCGTCGTGTTCGAGAACGACCGCCAGGCGGCCTTCTTCTTCGGCGAGCCGCTGGTGATCTTCGCGCGCATCTGGGCCTGGTTCGTCGGCAACGCCGACATCTACCAGCACCTGTGGGTCACGCTGGTCGAGACGGTGCTGGCCTTCGGCATCGGCACGGCGCTGGGGCTGGCTTGCGGCCTGTGGCTTGCGCTCAGCCCGATGGCCGCAGCGATCCTCGACCCCTACATCAAGGCGCTGAACAGCATGCCGCGGGTGATCCTCGCGCCGATCTTCGCGGTCTGGTTCGGGCTGGGCATCGCCAGCAAGGTGGCGCTGGGCGTCACGCTGGTGTTCTTCATCGTCTTCTTCAACGTCTACCAGGGCGTGAAGGAGGTGAGCCCGGTGGTGCTGGCCAACGTCCGCATGCTCGGTGCCAGCCCGCGGCAGCTGCTGCGCCACGTGTACCTGCCCAGCGCCACGAGCTGGGTGTTCAGCTCGCTGCACACCAGCGTGGGCCTGGCCTTCGTCGGAGCGGTGGTGGGCGAGTACCTGGGCTCCTCGCGCGGGGTGGGCTACCTGATCCTGCAGGCCGAGGGCGCCTTCGACATCAACACCGTGATGGCCGGCATCCTGGTGCTGACCGCCTTCGCGCTGGTGCTCGACGGCGCGGTCGGCCGGCTCGAACGCCGGCTGATGAAATGGCAGCCCAGAAGCGGCGAGACCGAGAAACTCTGA
- a CDS encoding DUF3237 domain-containing protein: MNHFPPPPALVPMTQIRCEVGALVTLGAAPLGERRYVPLGGGSARGPELNGTLVEGGVDWQIARGDGVLEIAAHYVIRADDGGLIEVRSEGLRHGPPAVMERLARGESVPRDDYFFRTLVRFATGAPAWQHLNKVMAIACGQREARLVLLDVYRLG; the protein is encoded by the coding sequence ATGAATCACTTCCCGCCGCCGCCCGCCCTCGTGCCGATGACGCAGATCCGCTGCGAGGTCGGTGCGCTCGTCACGCTGGGCGCGGCGCCGCTGGGAGAGCGGCGCTACGTGCCGCTGGGCGGAGGCAGCGCGCGCGGGCCGGAGCTCAACGGCACGCTGGTCGAGGGCGGCGTCGACTGGCAAATCGCGCGCGGCGACGGCGTGCTGGAGATCGCGGCGCACTACGTGATCCGCGCCGACGACGGCGGGCTCATCGAGGTGCGCAGCGAAGGCCTGCGCCACGGCCCGCCGGCGGTGATGGAGCGACTCGCGCGCGGCGAATCGGTGCCGCGCGACGACTATTTCTTCCGCACCCTCGTGCGCTTCGCCACCGGGGCTCCCGCCTGGCAGCACCTGAACAAGGTGATGGCCATCGCCTGCGGCCAGCGCGAGGCGCGCCTGGTGCTGCTCGACGTCTACCGGCTGGGCTGA